The sequence AAGAAAGGAACCACAACAAATCTTCAAAAGCCGTTCAACACATTGTCTGACATCTTGAGCCTCACCGAGTGCAACTTCCAAATCTCTCTGAACAGGTCTGTGTGATGACTTTGTTTGGAGCAACACAGCATCGAGTAGAAAATGTTCACTTTCCCTGTATCATAGCAAGATTTTAAAtagcttttttgtgtgtgtgtgtgggggggggttcaGCACATTAAGTTGATCAAAGAGATACCAGTGCACAGAGAAATCAATAACTTCATAGCTCTTGCACAGCAGCTACCGAGTTATTACTCTTAATCATATTACTGAGTCTGTGCTCTTCTCTTATCTGCCCTCTTTTGCTGGGATGAAATCCAgtcatccatgacgccgtttcaaactaatttgccaatacaaaacacaaagttatagatttttaaattaaccCTCATCCAGCGTCGATTTGCTGCAACACACCGAGCATTTGTCCAGGCCTCTCGTCTGAGGCCTAGCTTTTCTGTTGGTTTCATACTCAAACGCCTCCATTTACACAACTGCATAACTGATGGCTGAAATAAGTAGTCAGCCCTACAAATGAGTTGACAGATAGATGGTGGTTTACAGTGACAGTTACAGCATGTGCTCAACAAGCGTCTCTGCTACGTTTCACCGTGAGAGAAGTCACCAACCAAAGAGTTTCCGTGCTGCCAGATAACAAACATGTTCAGAGATTATGTAACGGTACCAAAACTCAATGTTCCTGCGctgttttttttagtgtgtCTGCCTGCGCACGTAGAGTTGAGAGATTCTTTCCATGACACCGCTGTGATGTAACAGGGCCAAAGAGATTAGGCACGAGGCACCCTTTAAGCGCTTTAGCCTACATTGTCAATACACTCCACAGAGGTTGTCTTAAGAACGGGGCTGCGATCCCTTTGAAATGGAGCCAGAGCTGAACACACTCAACAACTGAATTCCGATATTACGACCTCTGAGGCAGGGGAATCTGTGTCGTGTGGGTTCTCCCAAGAAGGTAATGTGTCATGACAAAATTCCACTGAAGACCAAGGATTCAGCACACATCTCTTGCATTCGGTTCAAGTAAAAAACCCATTAGTGTTTTAGGAAAAAAATACCACTTTGGTGCTCTTATCAGTTCTgataatcataaaaaaaaacaaaaaaaaaaaacatgtatataAAGACAGGTGCAGGGACAATACTTGACGTATTTGGGACAATAATTCCAAATACCCGCCGGGTCTGTACCTGGATGTCAGCTTCTCGTTCTGGCATTGGTCCAAAGTGCTGCAGGATCTGGTTGTGGAAGCGAATCTTGAGGTTCTGGAACCACACTTGAGCCTGTTCGTACACTGCGTCGTGCAGCTCTTGTAGCTTTTCCAGTTCGCCTCCATCCTCCACCTAACAGGAAAGAATCAATCAGTTATTCGACATTATCAGTGCTTGTTTAGTTAAACCTGAAGACTTACAATTATAAAGGATTTACAATTAAAAAGGATTTAAAAGGATTTACAATTGCAGAACTcccaagagagagagagagagagagagagagatagtcATAAATGCATTACGTGACACAAAACCTGATAACctcataaagaaaacaaactgtaGCGTAACATTTAGTAAATGAACGCCGTGGCTCTTACCCTGCTGTCCTTCAAGTGCTCGATGTCTGCAGTACTGTAACCATCTTTCAGTCCTCTAGCCAAGACCCGGAAGCGCTTTCCTCCGATAGTATCCACAACTGAACGTCCGTCAGGGAGGAAATGAACACTCCTGATGATCAACATGCAGCCATGATCTGCAAACCTGCACCAATGGATAAAATAGTTCACTTCAGCGAAATCTAACAGTTGTGAGCAGAAAACTGGAAGCGACTGCTTTACAACCAGAGAtgctgtatgaaaaaaaaaaaaatcattcctaAAAAGAAAGTATGCGTTTGCAGGCTCACCCTTTCTGAGGATCACTAATACACATGCCAAACTGCCGTGTGCCCGTGTCCATACAGCGGCGAATCATGAGGCGATAACGTGGCTCGAAGACATGCAGGGGACAAGGCACAGTCGGGTAAGCCATGGTACACACAAAAATAGGCACGTTCTTTGTCAGGCTACAAtgagaaaagagagagagagagagatcagaCCGTTAAAAATTTCTGTGAACAACTTTTGAAGATAAATGTAGAGGCGAGGGAAtggaaagttttttttactCTGAGAGTTCTCTGGTCTCCTCCACGTGAGTTTTTGTCCTCTCTGCAAATTCCTGACTCAGGTACTTTTTGATTAGCATGTCCAAGACAGCTGTCACCGTGTACTTCCTGCACGCTAGATACTGGAGAGAGCAGGATAAGAGTTACAACAGGAGCACGCGCCGCCATGGTAGCTACATAAGAAGACCGACGGCTGGATTTCAGATACGCTACGATTGCTTCCTCACCTCCTTCAAACTCTCTTTGCAGAGCGGGCACTGGGGGGTGTGGTCCAAGCAGCGCTCCAAGCAGTTTTTACAGAAGGTGTGCCCGCAATGTGTAGTCACAGGCTCGTAAAACAATCTGCATTGATAAGAGAGATGTAATCATCAGTTGGCCGTTTAGTCCAGTGCACAGGCTCCGGTTTGAGCTGGCAGCAACTGTGTACATGTAGTGTCAGTACCAGTGTGTGTCCTTACCTCATGCAGAGGGAACACTCCAGGTCATTGGGGTCCAACTTATCCTCAGGAACACTTCTGCAGGTTTTTGCTTTGGCAGTCTGTTGTTTGGAGCTTTTTACCACACCTTAAAAGCAttcaaaggggaaaaaaaaaaaaaaagagcatttaaTTATCTGAGTTACGCCTTATTCTTGCTGAAATAACATGGTGTGGAAAGATTAGCAAAAGTGAACTGCCGTGGCTTGGCAACCAaccttgttttttatgtttgctaCTTCCACTGTCCACAACATACGATTCTATGTCGGACACAGACAGCTTCCTCTTCAGCAGACTTCCCTTGTCCTGGTCGCCCAGCTGAGGAGCAGAGCTAACTCTCTTAAGGCCCTCTTCACCACTGCTAGAGCAATGCATTCGAAGCGATTGTGCTCGGCTCAGACCGGGGCGCTCCAGACTCTCCCAGCGTTTCTGGATGACGACAACAGACAAAAAAGTAAAATTACATTAGCAAAAAACAGTAATTAATTCATCAATTGAAAACCTATGTGTCTTTAGTATGTTTATTCAGTGTTCTGGTACCTCCTGGTTGTCCACATTGTGTGCGGAGGCGGCACGGAGCTGGTGTTGATGTTGTCTCTGAACAGGGCTCTTGGCCTGAGCATGGGCATCTGCCCCAAGGGCTTTACTGCGTAAGTGGGGCAGCGTGTTCTGCGTGGTTTCCCTCAGGCCAACCTTAACATTCCCATCGGCCGGGGACAGCAGGTCACACAAGATCTGTAAAAAGGATCAGCGCGTCAGTGGAATTGAACACGATCAAGTTTCAGCAGAATTTAGACTCATCAAAGAGCATCAATGACAACCCAGACAAACCAAGACACCTGGTTTCCACAAGGTCTTGTTTTATGTAATGGGAGACAGTCAATATGGTTTCCAACATTTGTAATATATTAAAGAAGTCCTCATCTCAATCCCAGATAACAGACCATTAGACattgccttaaaaaaaaaaaaataaataaataaatctccaTCTATATACTTCAtgtctgcagacagagacttcTTCAGGTCATTCCGGTTGAAAACACAACCTTACAAAATGGTAAGACTTggagattaataaagtattattaaatttaactgaactgaattcATTACATACAGAAAACAGAGGGGAAATAACTTCATTCTTCTTGGTGAGCTACTTTTCATAAATCAGTAACGTCTGCAGCTAAAACTACTAATGAAGGTGTTGAAATTGATGCCTTGGCTGGAAAGAACATCAACATTTGGTGTCATTATCATATTACTTTCCATTTGTATGCCTTTATTAATAATTTAGCTAATTTGTAATTAAAACCAGCATAATTTAAATACTTTGTTCAACCTCTGAGGTAAGAACGAGAGGAGAGGCGATCATCTTCATTGCTTCGCTTTGCTCATTAATCCCAGCGTTGAGAAGGCTAAGAGTAAAATCACGATCCACTCATTAGGTTTAACAGCGCTCATTGTGATGCTTACTGATGGCCAattgaagagctgggtcttttTGAGATCAGCGGGGCATGGGCTTTATAACTGACAACCGTTGACAAAAGGCCTAATCAATTTATCAACTTTACACCAATGAAAACCAGCACAAAGTTCCTTCAGATGTGATCACACAAACTTTCTGCATTGGCGACAGCACAGTGGATTGTTGTCACACAAAATGTGAATTAAAGAGATTCTTGGAGAGTGCATCCTCTGCCTATattgcagtttaaaaaaaaatagtgatcaTTAAAAGCTAACGGGCTACCCCACACACACTTCACCTTTGCACCAAGTTTCTTCAAATGTGGCCAGGTAGTTAATGTCTGCTTGCGTAGACTGTACCGCTGCCATTTCCCTTCTGAAAATGCATGATTCAAATGTGTGCCACTTGCATAACTACAATACCGTCTGTGTTCCGTCTATTAGGTGGTACTAATGCCATTATAGGCAGAGTGAGTCACAAGACCAGACCATCACAAAGATGTACAAACATATTTTGGGACATTTACAGCACCAGTAAACAGTTTGCTGTCGGTTTGACTAACAAATAAGGTTTTTTTCATTTACTGTGAGGGATTCTCACACCATCTATTCTCCGGATAAATCAGTGTTGCATTTAAGATCAATGAAGAGGAAGCGTTCGTCAGACTTAATCTGGGCCCTTGTGTGCCGAATCCTCACCGTCACAAAACCGTAAAggcaaatgtaaatgaaaattaTTTCAATCTAGTCAACCGTCTCTTCCTAGACATCAAAACATAGACGTGACCAGAATAGTAATTGCATGCCAAATTTAGTCCAAGGCTACATCATGAAACTTTCAAACATTTGAAAATCCTCCTAAAATCCAGTCAGTAAAAGCTGGGCCAAACTAAGTTTGCCTCTACGAATCAGGGACAATTCTGGAATACAAGTCCCCCCATCATCAGCCCAGTGCACCATTTAAATGTCatcttttcttccttttaaaTAACGGCTGCACAATAATAGGGATCATGTTTTTGAAGCTTTTCCAAAAATCCTCTCTTCTAGGTTTACCAAGTTTGTTGCAACAAAAATGAATGAAGCAAAACAAACGTTAAATCCATATTAGTCGTCGTGTAACTAGGCTGCATCTTCACTGAGGAGCCATCGTGTTTTATTATGAATACGACCAGACCTCGTACAGGGGCCTCAAGGGTGGTGGAGGTTAAACCATCTGTGACAGAGGCCAATGTGAATGTAAATCCTTCTAAAACACTGAGGGAGAAGAGGTCATTTCATCAGGTTGCTTTAGAAAAGCAACATCTCTTTCATGCTCTCTGTGAAATAGCTCATTACCTAATTAACCTTAAACGTGATCTTAACAGTCTTAACGTTGACCTAGAGTCAATGTTGTAAAGCAACAGACAAAGGCCGTAAAAACAGAGCAAATGACTGCGCTTTCATGCTCTCGGCTTCTATTAAGAGAACTGGGACGCTCATGTAACTGCACTCATTGGAGCAATGACATAATGTTAAGAACTCCAGGCAGACTTGCAGTGCACCGGCCGGCTCAGACAACTTGAGCCAACAAACATCAAAGCTATGTGACGTCAACTTGACTGTTCATCTTCAGCATGACAACATGGTCAAATACTTCCGTTTCAACACAACCAGATGAATATCTAACCTTTTCCACTTGTCTTTTAGCACCAGGAAAGTCCTCATCAACAGTCAGGCAGTGGAGGAAGACTTGGAGAGACTCGTCCACTTGACCCATTTCATGCAGCACCATAGCCTTCCTGAACAGAGCCTGAAAGggtggggaggaaaaaaaaaagaaacgttaCTTCGGTGTCAACATTTAGGTTCGGGGTATTCACATGAACCCTATGAACAGGGAACCAGCAATTCACTTCTGGTGTGTTGGTAAGTGACACTTTGCACATCTCCTGAGAAAAACGGAAACTTGAATACTGGACGTAGCTTCTTGAATATGCATGCACGCATTACACTACAGATACTATGCCCTAAGATTCAACACATACATGCTAACTCCCGTTTGTGACGTACTGGTCATTAACGGTTTTGACCTTAATCTCAGCAGTCTCAGGTCTGGTCTAGAAAAACTTTATTGGCACTCGTGACACTCTTTTGTAACTTATTCACCCCAACAGATAGAAGACCAAAAATAGCACAGATTTTGTCGCAAATACACTTTGTACATGAACTAACAGGatcactataaaatgaattatcCTCGGGCCATCAGTCGGTGAACTCAGTCGCCGAGTCATGAATCCATTTTGTTCTGCGATGTTGACAAAACAGGCCTACGACTTACAGGTCAACAACGTAACTATAATCCACTGACACAACTCGATCCAATGAAGCCCTCCTTGGCTTTAACTTTGAAGGTCGCGGTCCTTGAATAGTTATTTGACTTGACGTGAATATCAAAAGACTCCCTAACAGATAAACACATGACAGACTTTAGGAAACAAAGTTTGATTTGCACTGGCCTCAGGATGTAATCACAGCAAAAAGTTTCCAAATACTTTGCATCTTTGTTAGCTAAAGGTCATGCAGAAGTTATTTCCTTGTAATTTGTTTAGTTCCTGCTATACGAATGGGTGACCTACTTCAGCAGAACAGCTGGACCTGGAACAAAATTCCGCATCCTCAAAAGCCAGTCGATACTGTTTGAGACCCATGTGAGCTTCTGCCCGAGACAGCCGTGCGGCCATCATGTGTGGATCTGCAAGAGAAAGAGATGTgagatttttatttcattcgacaccaaggaaaaaaaaaaaaaaaaaaaaaaaaaaaaaagtgagagttCAAATCATACAACTGCTGGTCAGGATCGTATAAggcatttagaaaaaaatgctttaatAATCGGGCGATAAGTTGTATGTGATTTTCATAAGAAAAACCTTGATCTTTTTAGTTGGACAGGGTGTTTTTGTTTCCAGCAAGTCATTCGCTGCATAATCGTATCCCCAAATGTTACAATAACCGTGTCAATGAACTCTCTGCAAATAGAGTGAAAAATGAGTTGCATAAGCCTTTAGAGCACAACAAGAGATCAGTAGATCCCTTCATTTCTAACATCAGCtttgttcaaaataaaaataatgataattaaagaaagaaaacaaaaatcacacaTTTGGCTTCAACTCCATTGAAAACAACCCATCCTGTAGACTGACAGCTTCTATATTAAGCTGACCTGCATTCCATCTTAATTCATTTGCCATTCTTCATGGACTTGAGTTGCATCCCCCCCCCAGTACATCGCACAGTATCAGTCCCTCTTTCATTGGAAACATCAGAGCCCTGTTCAATTACTCATGTATGTCAACAAGAGCAACCGTGTGCCCGGTTATCATAAGGTCAGCACAGCACTCAGAAGTGTCACATTCTGTCCTGCCACTCTGGTCATTGGCAGCACACTGTGGGCCACAATGGTCAATAACAAGCTCAAAAAACCTGTTCCTTATTGTACTATCAGTTATTTACTCTTTTACTGAAACATTTAATCATTCAAATGTCAGAAAACAACCACAAGGCCTTCTATTATCATTATTACGGTCAAGGTGACCCGCTGGGAAAGAAAAATGgtacaaaagtaaaaaaaagtccTTTTAATTTGGAATGTGCTTAGAAAACTGttgactttttatttcatttttaaacTTAGAACAATTTTGTATCAACTACTTGATTAATCCTCTCCAAGGTCACTAAAGTTCTCAGAAGAGAGTGGAACGGGTCAGGTTTTTTTCTCCATACATTCATCCCACTGTTGGCATTTAGGTAACAAGAGATTACCAAGGGCTCGGCGTTTAGTTCGATATCTAATCACTTGACTATCCAAAGTAATATTCCAGACCTCATGTGAGATCAGACTATTGTAAGTGCagaggtattaaaaaaaaaaagagagagagagaataaaGGCAGGAAATGATTGTTCCTTCCTGCATAATAAGAGGTTATCTGAAGTTTAAGGTGTTCATGAGgcatcaacaaaaaaaacacagcgggaagaaaaaaaaaagtgctcctCTTGCAGCAATGCACCACAgcatttttatattttcttgCAGCCATCGAGTTTCATGATATGACTGTCAAACAAGAACTGCCCCGAACTACCAGTGTTTCCAACTCCTTTGAAGTGACTGTTGGCAGTGCTGGGCTTTATGGTGAGGGAAAAGGAAAGTCCTTCATTCTTGGCGTTCCCAACAATTACTGTATGCACACCTGCCACACTTTTAGCCACAAAACACGTTCATTACAAAACAACGTCCCACTGTTGACCTAGTTTCACTTGTCTCATTGCATAATGCTACTAAATCTGACCCGCCCCCCCTCTGCTTGGTGTCTGTGTGGACCACCCTGGGCCCACCCTGGGCCCACCCTGACCTCTTACATGATCCACTAAGGGTATGTGCATCCCCCTGAAAAACATTTATGAAACCGTACTTCGTAAGAGCCTGAACAACTACAAAATAAAGATGtctccccaccccaccccccattTGATAAGTTACAAAACCTGCCCCAGTATGTGTCACGATCTACCTTATGCAACTTTCCCCGAGTGCGCATGCCCAGTTGGTTCCATTTCGTAAGCAAGGCCTACCAGCGTTCAGGGCAGCCAGGATGAGGGTGGCATGGAGGCGTCGGAATATTGGTCATTAGGACTCATTGAACTTAACAACCCCTCCACAGGGCCCACGGACCATAGACAGACTGTTACACCACCACATACACCCGTCTGTCCCACTTACTTTCACGCAGTGGCGTCTCAGTGACACTTTCATGTGCCCTAAGTTACTCGCTTCAAAGTGGAGTAGACACACCTGCTAATGTTGTGATAGCGACACTCACCTGACCGGAGAACATCGGTCGCTAGTGACACGGCTTCCTTGTAGCGTTTTCTTTTACACAGCGCGTCCACTTCACTCAGCGTTTTCGAGTTTTTCAGGTCGCCGGGAAACCATTTTTCTAAAAGTCCGCACAGAGTTACATTCACTTTCTCCTGGCCACCAACCGGTTCACTGCACAGTTCACACTTGGAGAGCAGCCGCCGGTGTAAACATCGTCTACAATACGTGTGTCCACAGGCTACGGTCACCGCTTCGCCTAAAAAGCTATGGCAGCTGGGACAGTCAAACGCCGCGCTGCCCGAGCcctcccctgcctctcggctCTGGCCTTTCGCAGCATCCGGCCCCGGCGCTTTCCTCTTGAAGTTGCGGAGGATACAATCCACGAAAGTGCTAAGTTGTCCGGGTCGCACAGGGCCATACCGCATAGCCGCCGAAAACCAGTCAATCGCTTCTTTGAGGCAGTCTTCGGATGCCAGAGCGTTGCCTTTCTGAAGTATAAGTTCATGgtggtcttcctcttcagagaCGTTGTCTGCGCCGATGAAAAAGACGCTTCGCTCCTCCGGCGTGTCCACCCCTTGCGGTTGCAGCGACATTATAGCATCAAAGTGCTGGTAAAAATGCTATGTAGTAGATTTAGGTTTTCTTCTGCCGACGTGTTTATACATTTCGGTAGCTGCCACGGTCCTTGGTTATTCAGCGGACAGACTTCGCCACAGCTACCCGTTTGTTACATAAAGAGAATCACGGTCACGTGATTTGCAGCCTCGCACCGTGATTGGTCAGGACCTTTCTGTTACAAAACCTGCGCTGGAATGTTTCATAACTACGGAAGAGACGCAGTGAAGTTGACCAACTGCGCCAGATTTCAACCTCCTCTGACCCGAGTCGCCTTTACATACCGTTAGGTTTAAGGCGTTGATATGTTAAGATAgagtgcttttttttgttttccaagcCTGTCAGGGGACATGCGCAGAAGACTCACCCATAACTGCTTTTGTAATACGGTTTTGTAACGCCTTAATCTTTTATTCTGCTGTAATTTCATGTAATTTATTCTATACTGCGTAACCGTCTTTATGTAGGACCCTCTCATTCGTTGGCATTAGTCTTGTCAGCACTTGATTAAACGTCTTATATCTGTTTGAGTGCATTTTGCTCACAAAACATGATGTTACCACAaaaccaaaatgaaaagtgcGAAGTGAGGGAAAGCGTTGAAAACATCGTTTATAGCCAATTCACGTCTTATATGGTGTATACTTCTGTCATGTACAGTGTAAAAAATTCAgcaaacaaatgaaaatggaAGAATAAGACAGTATCACACACACAAGTTTACCTTATAGGccttttttatcttgttttttttttttttttttttttaattcttagcTCGTTGTTAaggttttaaattaaaataaattgaggTTCAGAGGGCATGGACACCACTCTGGGCATGGAGAGCCAGCATGGAATGCTGGGTAATGGTAATTATGTAAAGCA is a genomic window of Odontesthes bonariensis isolate fOdoBon6 chromosome 4, fOdoBon6.hap1, whole genome shotgun sequence containing:
- the lonrf1 gene encoding LON peptidase N-terminal domain and RING finger protein 1, whose product is MSLQPQGVDTPEERSVFFIGADNVSEEEDHHELILQKGNALASEDCLKEAIDWFSAAMRYGPVRPGQLSTFVDCILRNFKRKAPGPDAAKGQSREAGEGSGSAAFDCPSCHSFLGEAVTVACGHTYCRRCLHRRLLSKCELCSEPVGGQEKVNVTLCGLLEKWFPGDLKNSKTLSEVDALCKRKRYKEAVSLATDVLRSDPHMMAARLSRAEAHMGLKQYRLAFEDAEFCSRSSCSAEALFRKAMVLHEMGQVDESLQVFLHCLTVDEDFPGAKRQVEKILCDLLSPADGNVKVGLRETTQNTLPHLRSKALGADAHAQAKSPVQRQHQHQLRAASAHNVDNQEKRWESLERPGLSRAQSLRMHCSSSGEEGLKRVSSAPQLGDQDKGSLLKRKLSVSDIESYVVDSGSSKHKKQGVVKSSKQQTAKAKTCRSVPEDKLDPNDLECSLCMRLFYEPVTTHCGHTFCKNCLERCLDHTPQCPLCKESLKEYLACRKYTVTAVLDMLIKKYLSQEFAERTKTHVEETRELSDLTKNVPIFVCTMAYPTVPCPLHVFEPRYRLMIRRCMDTGTRQFGMCISDPQKGFADHGCMLIIRSVHFLPDGRSVVDTIGGKRFRVLARGLKDGYSTADIEHLKDSRVEDGGELEKLQELHDAVYEQAQVWFQNLKIRFHNQILQHFGPMPEREADIQATPNGPACCWWLLAVLPIDPRYQLSVLSMTSLKDRLVKIQHILTYLQSIPNN